In Sulfuriferula plumbiphila, the genomic window ATCGCTTCCCAGGTGCGTGCAATACCGATGCGCTCGACTTCGTCCTCGGTTTGACGCAGTCCCGCCGTATCAATAATGTGCAGTGGCACACCCTGTATCTGAATGGTTTCGCGCACCGTGTCGCGCGTCGTACCGGGGACCGCCGTGACAATCGCCACATCCTGCCCGGCGAGCTGATTGAGCAGACTGGATTTACCAACGTTAGGCTGTCCAATCAAAACCACACGAATCCCCTCGCGCAGCACACTGCCCTGGCGCGCGCCAAGCCTGGTTTTTTCCAGGGCGCCCTGTATTGCGGCCAGTTTGCCAAAGGCATCCGCGGCCTTCAGGAAATCAGTTTCTTCTTCGGGGAAGTCAAGCGTGGCTTCTACAAGCATACGCAGATTGATCAGTGCATCCACCAGTTCATGGATGCGTTGCGAAAATACGCCGGTCAAAGAGCGCAATGCACAGCGCGCCGCCTCTGCCGATGCCGCATCAATCAGATCCGCCACGCTCTCGGCCTGGGCCAAGTCAAGCTTGTCGTTCAGATATGCGCGGCGGGTAAATTCTCCGGGCTGCGCAGGACGTGCGCCCAATTCGAAACAGCGCGACAGGATGAGCTGCAATACGGCCGGACCGCCGTGACCTTGCAGCTCGAGCACATCCTCACCGGTAAACGAATGCGGTGCAGGAAAATACAGGGCGATGCCCTCATCCAGCGCATCGCCCTGACTGTCGCGGAATCTGCATAGCCGGGCTAGGCGTGGTTTGGGCTCATGCCCCAGTATGGCTTTGGCAAATAGCGTTAGTTGTTTCCCGGAAATGCGTACTACGCCGATGCCGCCGCGCCCTGGCGCGGTAGCAACCGCAGCAATGGTGTCGTTATCAGTGCTTGCCATGGCCGGTCTTGGCGGCCTCGACACGGTGGGTGATGTACCATTGCTGGCTAATGGATATCAGATTATTCACCAGCCAGTACAACACCAACCCTGCCGGGAAGAAAAAGAAAAATATGCTGAACGCTACCGGCATAATCATCATGACCTTGGCCTGGATCGGATCCGGGGGGGTGGGGTTCAGGCGCGTCTGGATCAGCATGGTAATCCCCATGATAATCGGCAGCACATAGTACGGATCGGGTGCAGACAGGTCATGTATCCACAGCACGAATGGCGCCTGGCGCATTTCCACGCTGCCCAGCAGGGTCCAGTACAGCGCAATAAACACCGGTATTTGTACTACCACCGGCAGACAGCCGCCGAGCGGGTTGATTTTCTCGGTTTTGTACAAGTCCATCATGGCCTGGTGCAGTTTCTGGCGATCGTCACCGTACTGCTCCTTGAGTCGCTGCAAGCGTGGTGCCAGCCCACGCATCTGCGCCATGGACTTGTAACTCTTCGCGGAAAGCGGGAAGAACATTAATTTGATCAGAATGGTCAGAATGACGATAGACCAGCCCCAGTTGCCAACAAACTGGTGGATTTTCTGCAAAGTCCAAAATATGGGCGCGGCGATGGGTGTAAGCCAGCCGTAGTCCACCACATAATCCAGCCCGGGCGCCAAAGCGGTCAAGGTTTTCTGCACCTGCGGCCCAGCGTATAACGGTGTAGAAAACCTCAGGCTGGCTCCCGGTTGCACGTTACCCTCTGGCATGATGACGCCTGCACTATATAAGCCATCGCCCGCCGGCTTGGTGTAGAACTCGCGCTTAGGTCCGTTCTTGGGCAACCATGCCGACACGAAGTGATGCTGAACCATGCCGATCCATCCATCGTTGGCGTAGCGGGGATAGTTCTGCTCTCCCTTGTCTATTTGCTTGAAGTCCACCTTTTTGAATTTGCTTTGCTCGGTATACAACGCCGGGCCTGTGTAGGTGTGAATAAAATGCGACTCGCCCTCCGGCGCCTTGCCGTCACGCAGTAGTTGAAAATAGGCATAAACGGGTAGGGCAAGCTTGCCCGGGTTGGCTATCTGATAGCCAACATCAATCACGTAACTATCGCGGTGGAAGGTATAGGTTTTGGTAACTCGCACGCCGGTAACGGGGTCAGTCCAGCTAAGCGGTACCTGAAGCTTGTCTTGTCCAGGGGCCAGGGTGTAATTACCCGGGGTCAGCTGAAACAGCGTTTTATGGGTCGGCAGGCCCGCACCAATCAGACCGGATTGCGCAACGTATTCATGTCCGGGCATTTGTTCCAGTAGTTGCAAGGTTTTTTTCTTGTCTACGGCATCCTGGTAGCGCGTCAACGCCAGGCTACGCAAATCTCCGCCGTTTGCATCGATTTCGGCACGCAATACATCAGTGGTTACCACTGCGCGCGCACCATTTACCAGGCCCGGTGCAACC contains:
- the yidC gene encoding membrane protein insertase YidC, whose translation is MDTQRLILFVVFSFSLLMLWENWQKHDQPSATVSTTTQAATTGVAPVPTLDQQHAAPTPTAVAPGLVNGARAVVTTDVLRAEIDANGGDLRSLALTRYQDAVDKKKTLQLLEQMPGHEYVAQSGLIGAGLPTHKTLFQLTPGNYTLAPGQDKLQVPLSWTDPVTGVRVTKTYTFHRDSYVIDVGYQIANPGKLALPVYAYFQLLRDGKAPEGESHFIHTYTGPALYTEQSKFKKVDFKQIDKGEQNYPRYANDGWIGMVQHHFVSAWLPKNGPKREFYTKPAGDGLYSAGVIMPEGNVQPGASLRFSTPLYAGPQVQKTLTALAPGLDYVVDYGWLTPIAAPIFWTLQKIHQFVGNWGWSIVILTILIKLMFFPLSAKSYKSMAQMRGLAPRLQRLKEQYGDDRQKLHQAMMDLYKTEKINPLGGCLPVVVQIPVFIALYWTLLGSVEMRQAPFVLWIHDLSAPDPYYVLPIIMGITMLIQTRLNPTPPDPIQAKVMMIMPVAFSIFFFFFPAGLVLYWLVNNLISISQQWYITHRVEAAKTGHGKH
- the mnmE gene encoding tRNA uridine-5-carboxymethylaminomethyl(34) synthesis GTPase MnmE; translation: MASTDNDTIAAVATAPGRGGIGVVRISGKQLTLFAKAILGHEPKPRLARLCRFRDSQGDALDEGIALYFPAPHSFTGEDVLELQGHGGPAVLQLILSRCFELGARPAQPGEFTRRAYLNDKLDLAQAESVADLIDAASAEAARCALRSLTGVFSQRIHELVDALINLRMLVEATLDFPEEETDFLKAADAFGKLAAIQGALEKTRLGARQGSVLREGIRVVLIGQPNVGKSSLLNQLAGQDVAIVTAVPGTTRDTVRETIQIQGVPLHIIDTAGLRQTEDEVERIGIARTWEAIRQASVALLLVDVQHGVTAAEQDIIAALPGTLPLLTIHNKIDLGHETFCRRGNDLYLSAKTGEGIDILRTELLKIAGWQPEGEGLFMARDRHLIALAQAAQHIERARAAGGRLEFFAEELRLAQNALSTITGEFSADDLLGEIFSRFCIGK